A window of Maioricimonas rarisocia genomic DNA:
TGCGCCGACATCGAACGGTTCGACCCCACCGGGGCGTGACGCGCCGGGCGAGTCCTTCAATGTGATGCCGCACGGGGCGGCGGCTGCGGCCCTATTCCGTCGACTCCGACTCGTCTTCTTCGACGCCGATGTCGACCGCGGCGCCGTCGTCGTCCTTGTCCTTGTGCACTTCGACGTCGACGCCGGGAGCGTCCACGTCGAGCACCTTCTCCTGTGGTTCCTCACAGCCGGCAGTGACGACAGCCAGACCCAACAGGGCGGTTGTTGCCAGCAGGCGCCGGCCGATCGACACGCAGTTGCAAGTCATGGTGTTGTTCGTCCTCGTGTGCTCCTGAAACCGCCAAAGCAGATAGGCAGTAAGCGTGCCGAATCAACACGCCTGTTTGCCGCGTTGTGCGCAACTCGTATGGCGGAAACAGATTGCATCTGAAGAAAAGTGCGGGGCGGCTCCGGGGTCTCACCGATCCTCCGCTCGGTGGTGTTCGGCGAACGATCAGGCAGGCGGTTTGACATTCAGTGCCGGGCCAGAACTGATGTGTCACCCGCCTGATGCGGATGGAGCGATCGCTGGCGGACCGCGGGTCGGTCCGTCGTTGAGTGCGACCGCTGACCGCCGTACACTCCGGGAACAGATCAGTCGATGCCGACGTGATCTCCGATCGCTGGACAGGATGAGCCGAATGTCTGCAGGACGTGTTCGCTGGTGGATGATCGCTTTGTTGCTGCTTGCGCTCCCCACGGTGCGCCTCGCGGCTGCCGATCCGGCGACGGCGACCATCTCGGGCACGGTGAGCTACACGGCCGACTCCGAGCGTCCCTGGCGGTACAGCCGGTACTACGTCAAAGGGCGGCGCTCCGGCGAACTGGCCGAAGCGGTCATCTGCCTCTCGAGTCGCGCGCTGAAGCGGTACGGCAAGGCAGACGAGTCACGCCAGCACACGGTCGATCAGGAGAACTTCCGCTTCGTTCCCGAGACCCTGGCAATTCGCGAGGGAGATCGCGTCCTGTTCACCAACAGTGACGGCGCGGTGCACAACGTCATGACGGGAGACGGCATCGATCCGTTCAATGTCAACATGGTGCAGGGAGGCAAGCACGAGATCCTGTTCCGACGTGCGGGCGGCATGAAGAAGCCGATCCGGATCGGCTGTGTCTTCCATAGTGCCATGCGGTGCTGGATCTACGTCTTCGAACACCCGTTCTTCGCCGTCACTGGCGAGGACGGACAATTCAAGTTCG
This region includes:
- a CDS encoding carboxypeptidase regulatory-like domain-containing protein, whose protein sequence is MSAGRVRWWMIALLLLALPTVRLAAADPATATISGTVSYTADSERPWRYSRYYVKGRRSGELAEAVICLSSRALKRYGKADESRQHTVDQENFRFVPETLAIREGDRVLFTNSDGAVHNVMTGDGIDPFNVNMVQGGKHEILFRRAGGMKKPIRIGCVFHSAMRCWIYVFEHPFFAVTGEDGQFKFAGVPPGEYELQMVHPAGDLVWSREVTVTAGNELDIDISVSPDQLAKGAR